In Drosophila subpulchrella strain 33 F10 #4 breed RU33 chromosome X, RU_Dsub_v1.1 Primary Assembly, whole genome shotgun sequence, the DNA window GCTGGATGACGGGCAGCGGTGCCAGCTGGGGATTCGTGAAGGCGACGGCCCGCTCCTTGGCGCTGGCGGCGAACGACGAGAACGGACGCAGTCGGACGTAGAGCACGGCGGAGGTGAGGCAGGACGTGATGAGGATGCCCAGGAGGACAATCAGTGTGATGGCAAAGCCCGGCGTGGTCATACAGATGAGACCCTCCTCTCGCAGCGGGAATACCATGGTCTGTGGACTGCGATCCACGCCCGATCCCCCATTGGATGATCCATTCAAGGAGCTGCCATTACCATTTCCGCCCGCCTGTTCATCAATGGCGAAGGTCAGATCGCCCGAGGAGACCACCTTGATGATCCTGTTCAGACCCACCTGCGGTTCGGCCACCGCACGAGCCCTTCTCTGCACCCTTCGCTCGTCCCGCCGCTTGCCAATCGCACTGGCCACATGATAGGCATCCACATGCAGCTGCGGCGGTGGACCATACTGCGATTCCGGACCCACCTGCAGGTGGTGCACATCCTGGAGATTCGTCTCCGCCGAACACTGCTCCGGGCAGTGGTAGCGACAGATTTGAATGGTGCACTGGAAGTGCACCTCCATCGAGTCGGGGAACTTGAAGGCCTGGAAGTGGGCATAGGATAGCACCGATGCGGAGGCACCAAAGTTCTTGATCTTCGTGAAGCGCGACATCAACTTGGGCCGGGTGACGCAGCCCCTTTGGTCCACCAGTTGGATGGGCGCCCTCTTGCCATCGTGGGCCACACAGTTCCTTACCAGCATATCAAACTTGGAGTCATCATCCTTGATGGCCAGCACCATGGTCATTGTCTGGCCAATCTTCACCAGTCCCGAGACCTCAGAGGCCCACGGTCCCTTGCCCACCTGGATTTGCATCCAACAGCCCACATTATCGCCAGCGAAATCGGCACGCACCACATCCAACATATCGACGGGGAATGGCCGGAAGGTCACACTCTTCTCGTACTGATCGTGCCACGTGCAACGCAACTTCCTGGCCTGATCCCACACCTCCTGCACCTGCGGATCGTACTGGATGACGATGATGTTCTCGAAATAGGTTCCTGCACCAGTGCTGCCCGCCTCGTGGCCATAGCCCTGGCCATAGTTGTCCGTATTGCCAGCGGTGCCGCACTCGTGGAGTCCAATGTCAAAGCTGGCCGAGCTGCGACCCAATCCCGAGGGCAAATGGACACAGTTCATGTTGCTGTAGT includes these proteins:
- the LOC119556922 gene encoding uncharacterized protein LOC119556922; this encodes QQQQQQQQQQQQHKQVRCRNLRRNVEIGAKKIWLPLIIFLSLQVALVCADDVEVVKAIAGGPDDDLTIALGDHENELDQMAQESEQEQQQQQQQQQQQQQQQQQQQQLPQIQMQLPQSVPKVQVHYQHNMPQPPPNVAVGLTMRNNHQNIPLSFGQPFGPPPPPGAQFYKGPPPPQLQQRPQPPPQLQLQVQPQQQQQQQQQQGQQQQVQVPDLSVGASSNNEIWAAPVQDMPKIVSLDVKCEKNGMKVFVQFDKPFNGIVFSKGHYSNMNCVHLPSGLGRSSASFDIGLHECGTAGNTDNYGQGYGHEAGSTGAGTYFENIIVIQYDPQVQEVWDQARKLRCTWHDQYEKSVTFRPFPVDMLDVVRADFAGDNVGCWMQIQVGKGPWASEVSGLVKIGQTMTMVLAIKDDDSKFDMLVRNCVAHDGKRAPIQLVDQRGCVTRPKLMSRFTKIKNFGASASVLSYAHFQAFKFPDSMEVHFQCTIQICRYHCPEQCSAETNLQDVHHLQVGPESQYGPPPQLHVDAYHVASAIGKRRDERRVQRRARAVAEPQVGLNRIIKVVSSGDLTFAIDEQAGGNGNGSSLNGSSNGGSGVDRSPQTMVFPLREEGLICMTTPGFAITLIVLLGILITSCLTSAVLYVRLRPFSSFAASAKERAVAFTNPQLAPLPVIQLPSPADLQGTLSKKRAMS